A stretch of the Pristis pectinata isolate sPriPec2 chromosome 7, sPriPec2.1.pri, whole genome shotgun sequence genome encodes the following:
- the LOC127572690 gene encoding LOW QUALITY PROTEIN: bone morphogenetic protein 4 (The sequence of the model RefSeq protein was modified relative to this genomic sequence to represent the inferred CDS: deleted 1 base in 1 codon), translating into MGKFSFLFTSLLLICFLASEITYYYADSQGIQQPFSKAILEMLHINTLTFPQRTKLHPYMRQIYQRLSSSEAKDSTETEGTLVQSFRSIKVPEYDNPGWLWFNISSLKPSMLAAELVLLRRTLHPKSLTINVTIHTIGLEGNNLSISDPLDKKILNLSELPSSGYDTFNVSIILRQWQVDVIGFQFQFTDDSGSLVLHDALTQSLYCLNTSSQDEPLLITYRLALSERSKMANLRGSRSSQQCTSGWRRSHLPRRDIPGECNLHQWFVSLRSSELNHWILEPQGYYANFCRGHCFSTVSDKEKAVSTSSTWDPVEQNTTKSQRWYCTPQRYSSIKIMYITEYGNIFIENLKEMSIESCACK; encoded by the exons ATGGGAAAGTTCAGCTTTCTTTTCACATCTTTGCTGCTCATCTGCTTCTTGGCATCAGAGATAACATATTACTATGCAGACAGTCAGGGGATACAGCAGCCATTCAGTAAGGCCATTCTGGAGATGTTACATATAAATACACTTACATTTCCACAGCGTACTAAGCTTCACCCCTACATGAGACAGATCTATCAGCGACTCAGTTCATCAGAAGCTAAGGATTCCACTGAAACTGAGGGAACTCTGGTCCAAAGTTTCAGGAGTATCAAAG TTCCTGAATATGACAATCCTGGATGGTTATGGTTTAACATTTCCAGCCTCAAGCCCTCCATGTTGGCGGCAGAGCTGGTGCTACTGCGGAGAACCCTGCACCCAAAGTCACTCACAATCAATGTGACAATACACACAATTGGTTTGGAAGGGAACAACCTGTCCATCAGCGATCCACTAGACAAGAAGATATTGAATCTGAGTGAGCTGCCATCCTCTGGCTACGACACGTTTAATGTTTCCATCATCctgagacagtggcaggtggatgtaATT GGATTCCAGTTCCAGTTTACTGATGACAGTGGCAGTCTGGTCTTGCATGATGCCCTCACTCAGAGTCTCTACTGTCTCAACACAAGTTCTCAAGATGAACCACTTCTCATCACTTATCGGTtggcactgtctgaaaggagcaAGATGGCCAATTTACGTGGCAGCAGGAGTAGTCAGCAGTGCACTAGTGGATGGAGGAGGAGCCATCTTCCTCGCAGAGATATTCCTGGAGAGTGCAACCTGCACCAGTGGTTCGTGAGCTTACGGTCTTCAGAGTTAAATCACTGGATCCTGGAACCTCAGGGTTACTATGCTAACTTCTGTAG AGGTCATTGCTTCAGTACGGTCTCTGACAAGGAGAAAGCAGTATCAACCAGCTCCACTTGGGACCCAGTAGAGCAAAATACAACCAAATCACAAAG ATGGTACTGCACTCCACAGAGATATTCTTCAATCAAAATAATGTATATTACAGAGTATGGAAATATTTTTATTGAGAATTTGAAAGAGATGAGTATTGAAAGTTGTGCTtgcaaataa